A part of Halanaerobiales bacterium genomic DNA contains:
- a CDS encoding glycosyltransferase family 4 protein encodes MKLLLINHFPLEGSGSGIYTKNIAIKMMNKGFEVKVIIVDNKKVNDQYPFPVTTIFYPQFPCFTTHPKSNKTFYDFSREEMNEYFNIFKSTIEDEIEFFNPDLIHCQHLWIAPYAVSHLDIPYLVTSHGTDIKGFIKDRRYHHAALRGAQNAYKIVAVSKKVKEQIKEHYNINEDKIQLIWNGFDENLFSPREVDLDELSKELLENKNTLASDKIVSFVGKLTHFKGVDLLLEAGKIYEKEFNNVVTLISGDGELREELKYRAKKLNLKNFYFLGNQPQENIAKINSIAKVAVVPSRDEPFGLVALEAMACGTPVIASKTGGLTDFINNEVGRFFPEDNYKALAKSIISSLKENDKKTKGEIAKQYAHNNFSWNKVADQLEKLYLETVKEGN; translated from the coding sequence ATGAAACTACTTTTAATTAATCATTTTCCTTTGGAAGGATCAGGAAGTGGAATTTATACCAAAAATATTGCTATTAAAATGATGAACAAGGGTTTTGAAGTGAAAGTAATAATAGTAGATAATAAAAAAGTAAATGATCAATATCCTTTTCCTGTAACTACAATTTTTTATCCACAATTCCCCTGTTTTACTACTCATCCTAAAAGTAATAAAACATTTTATGATTTTTCTAGGGAAGAAATGAATGAGTATTTTAATATTTTCAAAAGTACTATCGAAGATGAAATTGAATTTTTTAATCCAGATTTAATTCATTGTCAACATCTCTGGATTGCACCTTACGCAGTTAGTCATTTAGATATTCCCTATCTTGTAACCTCTCATGGCACAGATATAAAAGGATTTATAAAAGATAGAAGATATCATCATGCAGCCTTAAGAGGGGCCCAAAATGCTTATAAAATAGTTGCAGTCTCAAAAAAAGTAAAAGAACAAATAAAAGAACATTACAATATAAATGAGGATAAAATTCAATTAATCTGGAATGGTTTTGATGAAAATTTATTTTCCCCGCGTGAAGTTGATCTAGATGAACTCAGTAAAGAATTGCTTGAAAATAAAAATACCTTAGCTAGTGATAAAATAGTAAGCTTTGTTGGAAAATTAACACATTTTAAAGGAGTAGATCTATTACTCGAAGCAGGAAAAATTTATGAAAAAGAGTTTAATAATGTGGTCACATTAATTAGTGGAGATGGTGAATTGAGAGAAGAATTGAAATATAGAGCCAAAAAATTAAATTTAAAAAATTTCTATTTCCTTGGAAACCAGCCTCAAGAAAACATAGCTAAAATTAATAGTATTGCCAAGGTAGCAGTAGTTCCTTCAAGAGATGAACCTTTTGGCTTAGTGGCTTTAGAAGCTATGGCCTGTGGAACTCCAGTAATTGCCTCAAAAACAGGTGGGTTAACTGATTTTATAAATAATGAAGTTGGAAGATTTTTTCCTGAAGATAATTATAAAGCTTTAGCCAAATCAATTATATCTTCTCTAAAAGAAAATGATAAAAAAACAAAGGGGGAAATTGCCAAACAATATGCCCATAATAACTTCTCCTGGAATAAAGTTGCAGATCAACTTGAAAAATTATATCTAGAAACTGTAAAGGAGGGGAATTAG
- a CDS encoding molybdopterin-binding protein → AEIIEKEVPGIPEKMRMDTVKITPMAALSRAKAGIRGKTLIVNLPGSPKAVRECLESIIDILPHGVDILRGNVTEHNHKDE, encoded by the coding sequence AGCTGAAATAATTGAAAAAGAAGTTCCAGGTATACCTGAAAAAATGAGAATGGATACAGTGAAAATCACTCCAATGGCTGCTCTTTCCAGAGCAAAAGCTGGAATTAGAGGAAAAACATTAATTGTTAATTTACCTGGCAGCCCAAAAGCTGTAAGAGAATGTCTGGAATCAATTATAGATATATTACCTCATGGAGTAGATATATTACGTGGGAATGTTACTGAACATAATCATAAAGATGAATAA
- a CDS encoding cyclic nucleotide-binding domain-containing protein, with protein MKTFMVIPTYWGRNSSTGWQVGDDIYDHPTPLDQKGTLARTLKSIEILSNKNFDLIIPIVTTTPEIREDAYKKVKKIVKKVNPAVKTYLFADKQLNEIKNFYNNHNMLAETELLKLSGYSNVRNMCLYPAYIMGAEVVVLIDDDEIFEDPDFMNKAIEFIGGRFYGQSIDGIAGYYLNSQDEYYDDVEMEPWMTFWDRFGSKAKAFDKVINKKPRLKSTPFAFGGCMVIHRSLLKVVPFDPNLPRGEDIDYVINSRMFNFNFFLDNKLNIKHIPPEKHHPIWQRLRQDIFRFYYEREKLRGQYEQPNMLKIEPEDFDPYPGEFLRDSLDDEVFKTNIILALDYLSQGERKASESTIKNIYLSKHEAIPKTNVFDDYLKLQNKWENLLSFAVENNLKLEKIIEKGALIKKESVKKESFHFPNGMVFNKENIDKISNFPFFSTLAKQEIKELLKISSFKHYEEDETIINIGDKDLFIYIIITGKVKIIKGEDDSNEEIFIGYLNEGEHFGETSLFSSKSDKYLVEIISEEATEVIEIERNKLLDFFNTHHRSSVKLLLYLSKKLNDRLEELTERFTDHKKRDIDLSQKFEEK; from the coding sequence ATGAAAACTTTTATGGTAATACCTACCTATTGGGGAAGGAATTCTAGCACTGGGTGGCAGGTTGGAGATGATATTTATGACCATCCAACTCCACTTGACCAGAAAGGTACCCTTGCCCGAACTTTAAAAAGTATTGAAATATTGAGTAACAAAAATTTTGATTTAATAATACCTATTGTAACTACTACTCCTGAAATCAGAGAAGATGCTTACAAAAAAGTAAAAAAGATTGTAAAAAAAGTAAATCCTGCAGTTAAAACTTATTTATTTGCTGATAAACAGCTTAATGAAATCAAAAACTTTTATAATAATCACAATATGTTAGCAGAAACGGAACTTTTAAAGTTAAGTGGATATTCTAATGTTCGTAACATGTGCCTTTATCCAGCCTATATTATGGGAGCAGAAGTAGTAGTTTTAATTGATGATGATGAAATATTTGAAGATCCTGATTTTATGAATAAAGCGATAGAATTTATTGGAGGAAGATTTTATGGACAGAGTATTGATGGAATTGCTGGTTATTATTTAAATTCTCAGGATGAATATTATGATGATGTTGAAATGGAACCCTGGATGACCTTTTGGGATCGTTTTGGCAGTAAAGCAAAAGCTTTTGATAAAGTAATCAATAAAAAACCTCGATTAAAATCAACTCCTTTTGCTTTTGGAGGCTGTATGGTTATCCATAGATCACTATTAAAAGTAGTTCCTTTCGACCCTAATCTTCCTCGTGGAGAAGATATAGATTATGTTATAAATTCAAGAATGTTTAATTTTAATTTTTTTCTGGATAACAAATTAAACATTAAACATATACCTCCAGAAAAACATCATCCCATTTGGCAGCGTTTACGACAGGATATATTTAGATTCTATTATGAAAGAGAAAAATTAAGAGGTCAATATGAACAACCTAATATGTTAAAAATAGAACCAGAGGATTTTGATCCCTATCCTGGAGAGTTTTTAAGAGACAGTCTTGATGATGAAGTCTTTAAAACTAATATAATTTTAGCCCTTGATTATTTGAGTCAGGGAGAAAGAAAAGCCAGTGAATCTACTATTAAAAATATATATTTAAGTAAACATGAAGCAATACCTAAAACTAATGTTTTTGATGATTATCTTAAATTACAAAACAAATGGGAAAATTTACTTTCTTTTGCAGTAGAAAACAATCTCAAATTAGAAAAAATAATTGAAAAGGGAGCATTAATTAAAAAAGAATCAGTAAAAAAAGAAAGTTTTCATTTCCCTAATGGCATGGTCTTTAATAAAGAAAATATTGATAAAATTTCTAACTTTCCATTCTTTTCAACACTTGCAAAACAAGAAATAAAAGAATTACTCAAAATTTCAAGTTTCAAACATTATGAAGAAGATGAAACAATAATTAATATAGGTGATAAAGACTTGTTTATCTATATTATTATTACCGGAAAAGTAAAAATAATAAAAGGGGAAGATGATAGTAATGAGGAAATTTTTATTGGTTATTTAAATGAAGGTGAACATTTTGGAGAAACTTCACTATTTTCCAGTAAAAGTGATAAATATTTAGTAGAAATAATTAGTGAAGAAGCAACAGAAGTAATTGAAATAGAACGAAATAAATTATTAGATTTTTTTAATACTCATCACCGTTCAAGTGTTAAATTATTATTATACTTAAGTAAAAAATTGAATGATCGTTTAGAAGAACTAACAGAACGCTTTACTGATCACAAAAAAAGAGATATAGACTTAAGTCAAAAATTCGAAGAAAAATAA